A genomic segment from Syntrophotalea acetylenivorans encodes:
- a CDS encoding secondary thiamine-phosphate synthase enzyme YjbQ, whose product MKSYRQELWFQVPQRQGYINITPQVEDCLRQSGIREGLVLVNAMHITASVFINDDESGLHQDFDQWLEKLAPHEPVASYRHNVGEDNADGHLKRQIMGREVVVAVTEGQLDFGPWEQIFYGEFDGRRRKRALVKIIGE is encoded by the coding sequence ATGAAAAGTTATCGCCAGGAGCTATGGTTCCAGGTGCCCCAAAGGCAGGGGTATATCAATATAACGCCACAGGTTGAAGACTGTCTCCGTCAGAGCGGAATTCGCGAAGGTCTGGTGCTGGTCAACGCCATGCATATTACCGCCTCGGTGTTCATCAACGACGACGAGTCGGGCCTGCATCAAGATTTTGACCAGTGGTTAGAAAAACTGGCACCTCATGAACCGGTGGCTTCTTATCGGCACAATGTCGGTGAAGATAATGCCGATGGTCATCTCAAACGGCAGATCATGGGCCGCGAAGTTGTGGTTGCCGTGACCGAAGGTCAGCTTGATTTTGGGCCCTGGGAGCAGATTTTTTACGGCGAATTCGACGGCCGTCGCCGCAAACGTGCGCTGGTCAAGATTATCGGTGAATAA
- a CDS encoding class I SAM-dependent rRNA methyltransferase: MTLKKCQVGPQTVTMLELGHPWVLADRYTKSWPTGKAGELVQLCDQQGRMFGTALLDPKERIVARVLEQGPMRLDRAWLQGRIEKAVALRNHHARLVDTNAYRLVNSEGDSLSGLTVDRYDDFLMVQYFTRAWKPHLSLVVEVLQKLLQPKGIYVKFRPQQTRQLATGESKRYSKLMAGEAAPKRLTVMENGLNFLVELEEGLNTGLFCDQRHNRSDLMERVAGQEVLNLFAYTGAFSVAAAASGAKRVTSVDASSAYLDWARDNFAANRLNPKRHEFLLGDCFEVLAELGRSGRRFDTVIMDPPSFSTVGKSRFTTSGGTADLVAAALDLLPPGGLLITSSNHQKVDLADYLKELRRGALRGGCQLRVIQLAGQGADFPYPVTFPEGRYLKYVISVKD, from the coding sequence ATGACTTTAAAAAAATGCCAGGTCGGTCCTCAGACTGTGACCATGCTCGAACTGGGTCATCCCTGGGTGTTGGCCGATCGTTATACCAAAAGCTGGCCGACCGGGAAGGCCGGTGAACTGGTGCAGCTGTGTGATCAACAGGGCCGGATGTTCGGTACCGCACTGCTCGATCCCAAAGAACGTATCGTCGCCCGGGTGTTGGAACAGGGGCCGATGCGCCTCGACCGGGCCTGGTTGCAGGGGCGGATTGAGAAGGCCGTGGCGTTACGCAATCATCATGCTCGGCTGGTCGATACCAACGCTTACCGGCTGGTTAACAGCGAGGGCGATAGCTTGTCGGGGCTAACCGTCGATCGTTATGACGACTTTCTGATGGTTCAGTATTTCACCCGGGCCTGGAAACCGCATCTATCGCTGGTGGTTGAGGTGCTGCAAAAATTGCTGCAACCCAAAGGCATCTATGTCAAGTTTCGTCCCCAGCAGACCCGTCAGTTGGCGACCGGTGAATCGAAGCGTTACAGCAAACTGATGGCTGGTGAGGCCGCCCCTAAACGACTGACGGTCATGGAAAACGGTCTCAACTTTCTCGTCGAACTGGAAGAAGGTCTCAATACCGGTCTCTTTTGCGACCAGCGCCATAATCGGTCTGATCTGATGGAGCGGGTGGCGGGGCAGGAGGTTCTCAACCTGTTTGCCTACACGGGAGCCTTTTCCGTAGCGGCTGCTGCCTCGGGAGCCAAGCGGGTGACCAGTGTCGATGCTTCTTCCGCCTATCTGGACTGGGCCCGGGACAATTTTGCTGCCAATCGCCTCAATCCGAAGCGCCATGAATTTCTGCTTGGCGATTGTTTTGAAGTGCTGGCAGAGCTGGGACGAAGCGGTCGGCGTTTCGATACCGTGATCATGGATCCGCCTTCCTTTTCAACCGTCGGCAAGAGCCGCTTCACCACCAGTGGCGGCACCGCTGACTTGGTGGCGGCTGCTTTGGATTTGCTGCCCCCTGGCGGTCTGTTGATCACCTCGTCCAATCATCAGAAGGTCGATCTGGCCGATTATCTCAAAGAGCTGCGGCGTGGTGCATTGCGCGGCGGTTGTCAGCTGCGGGTGATTCAACTCGCCGGTCAAGGCGCGGATTTTCCCTATCCCGTCACCTTTCCCGAAGGCCGCTACTTGAAGTACGTCATCTCTGTCAAAGACTGA
- a CDS encoding peptidylprolyl isomerase — translation MARFIQIRAGRVLCTGLLSVLLLCAATPTAWGASSEHSTLTPNTGHTMTQVLLKTTQGDIVIALDEENAPISAANFLAYVNEGFYDGTIFHRVIPNFMIQGGGMTADMSQKDNRPPIKNEADNGLKNLRGTLAMARTQIVDSATSQFFINLVDNAFLDHQDPSPQGYGYAVFGKVVKGMETVDAIAAVATGNSGMHQNVPVEPVLIEQATVLP, via the coding sequence ATGGCACGATTCATCCAGATAAGAGCCGGCAGAGTTCTCTGTACGGGGCTGCTTTCGGTGTTACTGCTCTGCGCCGCCACCCCGACGGCATGGGGGGCATCCTCCGAGCATTCAACTTTAACCCCCAATACAGGACACACCATGACTCAGGTTCTGCTGAAAACCACTCAGGGCGACATCGTTATTGCCCTCGACGAAGAAAACGCTCCGATCTCTGCGGCAAACTTTCTTGCCTACGTCAATGAGGGCTTTTACGACGGCACCATCTTTCATCGGGTTATTCCCAACTTCATGATCCAGGGCGGCGGCATGACCGCTGACATGAGCCAGAAGGACAATCGTCCGCCGATTAAAAATGAAGCGGATAATGGATTGAAAAACCTGCGCGGTACGCTGGCCATGGCCCGCACCCAGATAGTGGATAGCGCCACCAGCCAGTTTTTCATCAACCTGGTCGACAATGCCTTTCTCGACCATCAAGACCCTTCGCCCCAGGGATACGGCTATGCCGTTTTTGGTAAAGTGGTCAAAGGCATGGAAACAGTCGATGCCATCGCGGCCGTCGCCACCGGCAACAGCGGCATGCACCAGAACGTACCTGTTGAACCGGTACTCATTGAGCAGGCGACCGTACTCCCTTAA
- a CDS encoding glucosaminidase domain-containing protein, whose product MDRYQKILLLILFVSSTFLISACERSAFSWPTTETGTIETITPVSHRELSRYLAINNYHWDNLDQGVPPFLVTALPKDLHRIKDITERKRLFFLSLLPSVLLANREITLQRRQLLIALRHHDAGLPLSAPQQMLISDLTQSYRLHHNPLTDPRSRKQLLQRLDTLPPDLVLAQAANESGYGTSRFSKLGNNLFGQWTYAAGTGLVPKERSAKQRHEVRRFDNLYDSVRSYMNNLNAHRAYRSLRAIRTKKRYRKQALQGIDLAAGLRLYSSRRDAYVAEIRSIIRNNRLSRLTTVSLRPAVAKGDALNTASL is encoded by the coding sequence ATGGATCGATATCAAAAAATACTGCTGCTGATCCTTTTTGTAAGCAGCACTTTCCTTATCAGCGCCTGTGAACGGTCCGCATTCTCCTGGCCCACAACCGAGACCGGTACTATCGAAACGATTACCCCGGTCAGCCACCGGGAATTGAGTCGTTATCTGGCCATCAACAATTATCACTGGGACAACCTCGACCAGGGGGTTCCCCCCTTCCTGGTCACTGCTCTACCCAAGGACCTCCATCGCATCAAGGACATCACCGAGCGCAAACGACTGTTCTTCCTCTCCCTGCTGCCATCGGTATTGCTGGCCAACCGGGAAATCACCCTGCAACGCCGGCAACTGCTCATCGCCCTGCGCCATCATGATGCCGGTTTACCTCTTTCGGCTCCCCAGCAGATGTTGATCAGCGACCTGACCCAAAGCTACCGCCTGCACCATAACCCCCTGACCGACCCACGCAGCCGCAAACAGTTGCTGCAACGCCTCGACACCCTGCCGCCGGATCTGGTGTTAGCCCAGGCGGCGAATGAATCGGGTTACGGAACCTCCCGATTCTCAAAGCTCGGGAACAACCTGTTCGGTCAGTGGACCTACGCCGCCGGCACCGGCCTGGTGCCCAAAGAACGTTCGGCGAAACAACGCCATGAAGTACGTCGTTTCGACAACTTATACGACTCGGTGCGCTCGTATATGAATAATCTCAATGCCCACCGGGCCTACCGCTCACTACGCGCCATCCGTACGAAAAAGCGTTATCGCAAGCAAGCTTTGCAAGGTATCGATCTAGCTGCCGGACTGCGCCTCTATTCCAGTCGCCGGGATGCCTATGTCGCTGAAATCCGCTCCATCATCCGCAACAACCGCCTTTCCCGTCTGACAACCGTCAGTCTGCGTCCAGCAGTCGCCAAAGGCGACGCCCTCAACACCGCTTCCCTGTAA
- a CDS encoding rhomboid family intramembrane serine protease, whose protein sequence is MNCKPFFDKLGLNGTRWQWRLMRWEKNIAALRRGEGLSGDSFSPARLILIVNLIWFSLMVLKGISAGLGLQPLMSPPLGLLHYFGAQRWIPEVLNYGQWWRCLTYAYTHGGLMHIGFNMLVLYQVGPMIEREIGARRFIVLYTLTALTATLLGLFWHPYTPVVGASGSIFGLIGFAVAYFHRMGPAGEAMRNFMFRWAAFAFIFGLLVGADNAGHLGGALGGAAFGLILPIGIRGRKASSGFFTVASLLCVIATIGSLAMQALTWFLA, encoded by the coding sequence GTGAACTGCAAACCCTTTTTTGACAAGCTTGGCCTCAACGGCACCCGATGGCAATGGCGACTGATGCGCTGGGAAAAAAATATCGCCGCTTTACGCCGGGGCGAGGGTCTGTCCGGTGATAGTTTCTCGCCAGCCCGTTTAATCCTTATCGTCAACCTGATCTGGTTCAGCCTGATGGTTCTGAAAGGGATTTCTGCCGGACTCGGTTTGCAACCGCTGATGTCTCCGCCTTTAGGCCTGCTGCACTATTTTGGCGCTCAGCGCTGGATACCCGAAGTGCTGAACTACGGGCAATGGTGGCGATGCCTGACCTACGCCTACACCCACGGCGGGCTGATGCACATCGGCTTTAATATGCTGGTGCTCTACCAGGTCGGTCCCATGATCGAAAGGGAGATCGGCGCTCGGCGTTTTATTGTTCTCTATACCCTGACCGCCCTTACAGCGACCCTGCTCGGTCTGTTCTGGCACCCTTATACCCCCGTAGTAGGCGCCTCCGGTTCGATTTTCGGCCTGATCGGCTTTGCCGTGGCCTACTTTCACCGTATGGGTCCGGCCGGCGAGGCCATGCGCAACTTCATGTTTCGCTGGGCCGCTTTCGCTTTTATCTTCGGCCTGCTGGTCGGAGCCGATAACGCCGGCCACCTCGGGGGCGCTCTCGGTGGTGCGGCCTTCGGCCTGATACTGCCCATCGGCATTCGCGGCCGCAAGGCCAGCTCCGGCTTCTTTACCGTAGCCAGTCTGCTGTGCGTCATTGCCACCATCGGTAGTCTGGCAATGCAGGCCCTGACCTGGTTCCTCGCCTAA
- a CDS encoding class I SAM-dependent methyltransferase: MAKNFKDKVREQFSRTAESYVRSPSFAQSDDLAEAARMLQPTCDDILLDVACGGGHSALYFAPLVRSVVASDLAMQMLKKAQEFISEEGGVENVTFREADAEDLPFPAGAFTLLVCRIAPHHFPDVPRALEEFHRVLRRGGRMVIIDTLLADEPHIAEFQHNYEKLRDQTHIRAFTQTEWEQMVVDAGFILHETTVQKKTHDFQEWAKRSGLSRDEVQQLNKMFIEASDEIQDFFQVETFAGEVETFTDNKVLISASRPPKKSPQAGNK, from the coding sequence ATGGCCAAAAACTTTAAAGATAAGGTCAGGGAACAGTTCAGCCGCACTGCCGAGAGCTATGTTCGCAGTCCCAGCTTCGCCCAGTCTGACGATCTGGCCGAAGCAGCGCGCATGCTGCAACCGACCTGCGACGATATTCTATTGGATGTTGCCTGCGGTGGCGGGCACAGCGCCCTCTATTTCGCACCGCTGGTCAGAAGTGTGGTGGCTTCCGACCTGGCTATGCAGATGTTGAAAAAGGCCCAGGAATTTATCAGCGAAGAGGGTGGCGTAGAAAACGTCACCTTCCGCGAAGCCGACGCTGAGGACCTGCCCTTCCCTGCGGGGGCCTTTACCCTGCTGGTCTGCCGCATCGCCCCCCATCATTTTCCCGATGTGCCGCGCGCCCTTGAAGAGTTCCATCGGGTGCTGCGTCGTGGCGGCCGCATGGTAATCATCGACACCTTGCTTGCTGACGAACCGCACATTGCCGAATTTCAGCATAACTACGAAAAGTTACGCGACCAGACCCATATCCGTGCTTTTACTCAAACCGAGTGGGAGCAAATGGTCGTCGATGCAGGCTTCATTCTTCACGAAACCACGGTGCAGAAGAAAACCCACGATTTCCAGGAATGGGCCAAACGGTCGGGCTTGTCGCGAGACGAGGTGCAGCAACTAAACAAGATGTTTATTGAAGCCAGCGACGAGATTCAAGACTTTTTCCAGGTTGAAACCTTTGCCGGCGAGGTGGAGACTTTTACCGACAACAAGGTGCTGATCAGCGCCAGTCGGCCACCGAAGAAGTCTCCGCAGGCCGGCAACAAGTAG
- a CDS encoding histidine triad nucleotide-binding protein: protein MENNCLFCSIIDGKIPAKILYEDELLVAIEDIAPQAPHHYLLIPREHIATTNDLTEAHREMVGHVFVVAAKLAKQFGIDEQGFRVVNNCMEGAGQTVWHLHFHLLGGRTMHWPPG, encoded by the coding sequence ATGGAAAACAACTGTCTTTTTTGTAGCATTATCGATGGCAAGATACCGGCCAAGATTCTCTACGAGGATGAACTGCTGGTGGCTATTGAGGATATCGCTCCCCAGGCCCCCCATCACTACCTGCTCATCCCCCGGGAGCACATTGCGACCACAAACGACCTGACGGAGGCGCATCGCGAAATGGTCGGGCATGTTTTTGTGGTAGCGGCCAAATTAGCGAAGCAGTTCGGAATTGATGAGCAGGGTTTTCGCGTGGTCAACAATTGCATGGAAGGTGCTGGTCAGACCGTTTGGCATCTGCACTTTCATCTGCTGGGCGGCCGTACGATGCACTGGCCGCCGGGTTAA
- a CDS encoding TGS domain-containing protein: MPEGSSALDFAFAIHEQLGLYAWRARINGQTRQLKTRLLDGDQIQIERSDSPGVLPKWLDWAVTPRARNQIRRYLRSRVKDGSTDSAE; the protein is encoded by the coding sequence TTGCCCGAAGGCAGCAGTGCCCTTGACTTTGCCTTTGCTATCCATGAGCAACTCGGCTTATATGCCTGGCGGGCGCGCATTAACGGTCAGACCCGGCAGCTGAAAACCCGCCTGCTGGACGGTGATCAGATACAGATCGAGCGGAGCGATTCGCCGGGAGTACTGCCCAAGTGGCTCGACTGGGCGGTCACTCCACGAGCCCGCAATCAGATCCGTCGCTATTTGCGCAGCCGGGTTAAGGACGGTAGTACGGACTCTGCAGAGTAG
- the ybaK gene encoding Cys-tRNA(Pro) deacylase — translation MAKSKIPVTPAIRLLRKQQVPFVGHCYPYQDHGGTAVCAQELRVNEHAVVKTLIMEDEQQRPLVVLMHGDRQVSTKRLARALGVKQIVPCTPDMALKHTGYQVGGTSPLGTRKKLPVYMEQSILELPVIYLNGGKRGFLVEISPQAVHQLLDSQLVEVSTNIAD, via the coding sequence ATGGCAAAATCCAAAATCCCAGTCACCCCCGCTATTCGCCTGCTGCGCAAACAACAGGTTCCTTTTGTTGGCCACTGTTATCCCTATCAGGATCACGGCGGCACCGCCGTCTGTGCTCAGGAGCTTAGGGTGAACGAACACGCGGTAGTCAAAACCCTGATTATGGAAGACGAGCAGCAACGTCCCCTGGTGGTACTCATGCATGGCGACCGTCAGGTTTCGACCAAAAGACTAGCTCGTGCACTCGGCGTCAAACAGATTGTTCCCTGCACTCCGGATATGGCCCTGAAACACACGGGTTATCAGGTGGGCGGCACCTCCCCCCTCGGTACTCGCAAGAAACTGCCCGTCTACATGGAACAATCCATATTGGAGCTGCCCGTTATCTATCTTAACGGCGGCAAGCGCGGCTTTCTGGTGGAAATATCCCCGCAAGCGGTGCATCAGTTACTTGATTCACAGCTGGTTGAAGTTTCTACCAACATCGCGGACTGA
- a CDS encoding nicotinate phosphoribosyltransferase — protein sequence MTEARYSPLLTDLYELTMLAGYFEKGMHLTPAVFDLFFRKNPFHGGYAVFAGLQTALDYLTELRFSEADLDYLDSLNIFSRPFLDYLRNFSFQGRVIAPPEGTVVFGGEPLVTVEGRLAEVQLVETALLNLINFQTLIATKAARICVAAHPGQVIEFGLRRAHGPDGGLHEARAAYIGGARGTSNTWAGQVFDIPVKGTHAHSWVMAFPDELSSFRAYADCFPEHCILLIDTYDTLKSGIPNAITVARELRAKGYELLGVRLDSGDLAYLSKNSRQMLDEAGFPQVKIVASSDLDENIIESIRNEGGCVDIYGVGTKLATGSGPGGCALGGVYKLVRCDGKPKLKVTSDLAKATLPDRKRLLRVVDADGQFKMDIICRQQDKVIPGDRVYNPANPDESKTIPPGATLQEIRQPVMDEGQMLLEKESLDLMADRCAEQLQLLPKGTLRLANPHIYKVAISSNLLTLRNSLIKQYLDKLD from the coding sequence ATGACTGAAGCCCGCTATTCTCCGCTGCTGACCGATCTTTACGAGTTGACCATGCTGGCCGGCTATTTCGAAAAGGGCATGCACCTGACGCCGGCGGTGTTCGACCTGTTTTTCCGCAAAAACCCCTTTCATGGCGGCTATGCAGTGTTTGCCGGCCTACAAACCGCCCTCGACTACCTGACCGAGCTGCGTTTCAGCGAAGCCGACCTGGACTATCTCGACAGCCTGAATATCTTCAGTCGGCCCTTTCTCGATTACCTGCGGAATTTTTCTTTTCAGGGCCGGGTCATCGCCCCGCCGGAAGGCACGGTGGTGTTCGGCGGCGAACCACTGGTCACCGTGGAAGGACGATTGGCCGAAGTGCAGCTGGTGGAGACGGCGCTGCTCAACCTGATCAACTTTCAAACCTTGATTGCCACCAAGGCTGCGCGGATCTGTGTAGCCGCCCACCCCGGTCAGGTCATCGAGTTCGGCCTGCGCCGTGCCCACGGCCCCGACGGCGGCCTGCATGAAGCCCGCGCCGCCTACATCGGCGGCGCCCGCGGCACCAGCAACACCTGGGCGGGACAGGTCTTCGACATTCCGGTGAAGGGCACCCATGCCCACAGCTGGGTGATGGCCTTCCCCGACGAACTGAGCTCTTTTCGGGCCTATGCCGACTGTTTCCCCGAGCATTGTATTCTGCTGATCGATACTTACGATACGCTGAAAAGCGGTATCCCCAACGCCATCACCGTCGCCCGTGAATTGCGCGCCAAAGGCTATGAACTCCTGGGGGTACGACTCGACTCCGGCGACCTGGCTTACCTGAGCAAGAATAGCCGCCAGATGCTGGACGAAGCGGGCTTTCCCCAGGTTAAAATAGTCGCCTCCAGTGACCTTGATGAAAACATTATCGAATCGATCCGTAATGAAGGAGGCTGTGTCGATATCTACGGTGTCGGCACCAAGCTGGCGACCGGCAGCGGGCCCGGCGGCTGCGCCCTGGGCGGTGTGTACAAACTGGTCCGTTGCGACGGCAAGCCCAAACTCAAGGTGACCAGCGATCTGGCCAAAGCAACCCTTCCTGACCGAAAGCGGTTACTGCGGGTTGTAGATGCGGACGGCCAATTCAAGATGGACATTATCTGCCGGCAACAGGATAAAGTCATCCCCGGCGACAGGGTTTACAACCCGGCCAACCCCGATGAATCGAAAACAATTCCCCCTGGAGCGACTCTGCAGGAAATACGTCAACCGGTAATGGATGAGGGACAGATGCTGCTGGAAAAGGAAAGTCTGGACCTCATGGCCGACCGCTGCGCCGAGCAGTTACAGCTTCTTCCCAAGGGCACATTACGTCTGGCCAACCCCCACATCTATAAGGTGGCCATCAGCTCTAATCTTTTAACTCTGCGCAACAGCCTGATCAAGCAGTATCTCGACAAGCTCGACTGA
- a CDS encoding HD domain-containing protein gives MVKADRRTEQRMVNEIMELLVTHYGGGLTEEDLDQGIDSLSRAIEVARRSHEGQLRKSGEPYFFHPLRVAHRAARHWMDFASINACLLHDVVEDTPVTLAEVEEQFGEEVALLVNGLTKVAAAELSRDALKAETYRKTLLLAIEDVRVLCLKFWDRMDNLETISALNPAKQALIAEETRKIYVPLARHLGMGSVAAKMEALSLGILYPKRGERYQRVVRALQMQAGPALRKIRSNISQAFDHQKLSFALRDRWRPFSIAAVRAVGRGLATLYTLEIQVDTTMDAYLALGVLHRLYNPIPGKLRDHLIVPSQFGYQSLKTSVQAGEYRLRVEITTRKLARFNESGVLTPGFEFREANFQELMRSLLDGESAIDTASLRLASASIQVYTPGVKSAPCPKAAVPLTLPLLSMSNSAYMPGGRALTVRPGS, from the coding sequence GTGGTAAAGGCTGATCGCCGAACTGAGCAGCGCATGGTTAATGAGATTATGGAGCTGCTGGTCACCCATTATGGCGGCGGGTTGACCGAAGAGGACCTGGATCAGGGCATTGACTCCCTGAGTCGGGCTATCGAAGTGGCTCGCAGGTCCCATGAGGGACAGCTTCGCAAATCGGGAGAACCCTATTTTTTTCACCCTCTGCGTGTTGCCCATCGAGCGGCTCGACATTGGATGGATTTCGCCTCCATTAACGCTTGCCTGTTGCACGACGTAGTCGAAGATACTCCGGTCACTCTGGCCGAAGTCGAAGAGCAATTCGGTGAAGAAGTGGCTCTGTTGGTCAACGGTCTCACCAAGGTAGCCGCCGCCGAACTCAGTCGCGATGCTCTCAAGGCTGAAACCTATCGTAAAACCCTTTTGTTAGCTATCGAGGATGTAAGGGTGCTGTGTCTCAAATTCTGGGATCGCATGGACAACCTCGAAACTATCAGTGCTCTTAACCCCGCTAAGCAGGCGCTGATTGCCGAAGAAACTCGTAAAATCTATGTGCCTTTGGCCCGACATCTCGGCATGGGGTCCGTGGCCGCCAAGATGGAAGCGCTGTCCCTGGGTATTCTCTACCCCAAGCGAGGCGAACGCTATCAGCGAGTGGTGCGGGCTCTGCAGATGCAGGCCGGTCCCGCTTTACGCAAGATCCGCTCGAATATTTCTCAGGCATTTGATCATCAGAAATTAAGCTTTGCCTTGCGGGATCGCTGGCGGCCATTTTCCATCGCTGCGGTACGGGCGGTTGGCCGAGGCCTGGCTACCCTCTATACCTTAGAGATTCAGGTCGATACGACCATGGATGCTTATCTGGCCCTTGGGGTATTGCACCGTCTGTACAATCCGATCCCCGGCAAACTGAGAGACCATCTGATCGTGCCGTCCCAGTTCGGTTACCAATCTTTGAAAACCTCGGTCCAGGCAGGGGAATATCGGCTGCGGGTGGAGATTACCACTCGCAAGTTGGCTCGTTTCAACGAATCCGGAGTACTCACTCCTGGCTTCGAATTCCGCGAAGCCAATTTTCAGGAATTGATGCGTTCCCTGCTGGATGGGGAATCGGCCATCGATACCGCCAGTCTGCGATTGGCCTCGGCAAGTATTCAAGTTTATACCCCCGGGGTAAAATCTGCACCTTGCCCGAAGGCAGCAGTGCCCTTGACTTTGCCTTTGCTATCCATGAGCAACTCGGCTTATATGCCTGGCGGGCGCGCATTAACGGTCAGACCCGGCAGCTGA